GAGGCGAAGGTTCTGAAGAGGGAAATCGAGGAGGGCAGAACGATACGCAGGGACCGCGGGGAGGAGAGAAGTTACCAGAGGCCTTCAAGCCGTGGATACCACGGGAAACCGGGGAATAGGACCCAGACCCGAAAAGGGCTGGACGGTAGGAGGAAAAGGGCAGGCTGAGGCTCAGCCCCCTATCTGGAGCACCAGCTGGGCCGGGTCCCTTATGGCCGGCCCCAGGCCGAGAACGTAGACCATGAGATACCACAGGCGCCTCTCTTCTTCGTCTGGAACCAGCTTCTGGAGGCCGTAGTAGACAGCAACGAGGATGATGGTTATCCAGGGGTAGTAGAAGTACGCCCCGAAGTGCTGAACTAGGATGTTCTCCAGCCAGTGAACCTCGCGGTAGCCGTAGAAGTGTATGGCAACGACCGTTGAGCCCATGTCGTAGAGGTGCGCTAAAACCGCGTAGAGGTAGAGCCTGTCGAAGGGCCTGTACTTGTATACCAGTAGCGCCGGAACCCACGATACAAAGGTGTGAAGGAGCGTCAGCCCGTAGGGCTCCCAGCTCTTGGCGTGGGTCACGAGGAGGTAGTTGGCCCAGAGGGCGAGCACGGCTCCCCATCCAAGGGTTAGCTTTGGATACGTCTTCAGCTTTGCGTCTATCACTATCGCGGGGAGCATTATGAAGAACGTCGTGAAGAAGATTCCGGGGGTAAGTATCAGGGGATTCTGGGGGAGTATGCCCCCATCGACGAGGGCCCTCACCGTGGAGCCGAAGACAACCATCAGGGTGACCGCGATGAAGAGCGTCCTGTCGATTTTTATCTTGAGGGGTTTCAGTATATACCTATATGTATATATGGCTCCGAAGCCGAGCATGAACGCGTACACGAGGGTGTTTATTGGGTTGTAGCCGCTCCTGGTGAACATCGGCTCCCAGAAGTACTTGTAGATGAAACCCCAGACCTCGTTCCACAGTGATTCCAGCATCTCTTTCCCCCTGCCTGAGTCGCCCTCCCGGTTTAAAGGTCTTTTGGAGCGAAAACGGGAACTTTAATAAATCCGTGCCCGAATGATGGTTGGAGGTGAGAGGATGGCGCACGGACCCGCGATGGTCTTTGGAATAGGCGCTGCGGCGATACTCGGGTTCCTGCTGGCGCTGTTCATAGCGGCCCTGTTCCTGTGGATGGCCGCGAAGCTCATCGGAATCAAAAACGCCTCTATAGGGAAGGCCATGATCGCGATACTCGGTGGCGGAATATTGGGTGCCCTGATCAGTGCTATCGTCGGGGCGATATTCCAGCCTCTCGGCCCGATACTTGGTTTCCTGGCCAACCTCTGGGTGATAAAGGCGGTCTTTGACACCGACTGGCTCAGGGCCTTCCTCGCGTGGATACTCTCGGCCGTGATAGCGGCTATAGTCATGGGAATCCTGATCCTCCTAGGGGTATTCACAATCGGCGCCCTCGCGGCGCTCTGAGTTTCTCTTTTTTGGGTAAGGTATAAATATCCCCAGCGCTCTAAGCTATGTGATGCCTATGTTTTTCAAACCGGCCGAGCTCCAATCCAGGGAGGTGAAGCCCTTCGAAGGGTTCCCCTTCGGTCTCAGCGAGGGGAGCCTAGCGGGTGTAATCTCAACCGACGAGCTGGCCGAGACGGCTTTTCTGTACCACCTCGTCGCGAACGCCCTTAAGGATGGCCCCGTCTATCATATAGGCCCTGGAGCATCGTTTTCAGTCAAGGTTCTGAAGCGCCTCACCGAGGACGTTTCCAACCTGTACGCCGGCAACGTCTACTCGGTTGAGGAACTCCTCCAAGCGCTTAACGTCGTTGAGGATGGCTCCCTTGTGGTGGTCTCGCTCTTCCCGGCGCTTCTCAACCGCTCCGCCGAGGGGGTAGTCGAGGTTCGGAAGCTGGTGGACAGAAAAGGGCTCATCCTGGTTCTGGGGCACACCACCATAGAGCTCAACGAGCTCGACCTTCCGGGAGAATTCAGGCGCCTCTACGACCTGCCGGAGATATTCGAGGCGCTGGCCGTTCTGAGAACCAGCTCCTACCGCGGCCATTACCGCCTCAACATGACCGTTCTCAAGGCACCCCCTGACTACGTCTCCGCCGTTGGTGACCACTCGATACCCATAGACTCCTTGATAAAGCCCCTTCTCTAGCCGTATATGCTAACGTGGCCGAGTCCCAGGCCGTAGCGAACGTAGAGCGCCAGTCCAAAGAGGATCAGGATGACCACCATGGCCGCGTAATCCCTGCCCTTCATCTCGATATCGTAGAGAAACGTCCTCTTCTTGGTGGCGCCGAGGGCGCGGCTCTCGAGGGCTATGCTCAGCTCGTGGGCGGTCTTCAGGGACGCCACGAGAAGGGGGATTAGGACTGCGCTCATCCTCTTCATCCTGAGGAGGAAATTCCCCTTCTCGACTTCCCAGCCGCGGCTCTTCTGGGCGTCCATGATGTTGCTCGTAAGTATGTAGAGCGTTGGGATGTAGCGGAGCGCTATGGAGATCGTCAGACCGAACTCGTAGGGCATGCCGAGCCTGACGAAGCCGAGGATGAGGTCGCGTTGGGTCGTCGTCATCAGCAGCATGAACGTCAACAGGGCGAAGGTCAGCAGGCGCATCGAGAAGGAGAGGCCAAAGAGAAGCCCCTGAAGCCTCGGCTTGTATATCAGGGGCCATATTATGAGCGTTATAATGACTATGGGGATGAGGGGCTTCAGGAGGCGGAGCCCTTCCCGGATTTCAATCTTTCCGAGCACCCTCATGGCGATGAGCGTCATGAAGAACAACGGAATCAGGAAAATCGGGTCGTTGTAGAGCATTATCGCCGCTATTCCGGCTATGGTCCCGATTATCTTGACCCTCGGGTCGAGGCAGTGGAGGATGGAGTCCTTCTCGAAGTAGAACGGGTATATCATCGCGAACCACCCGCCAGGGCGTTTATAACCTCTGAGGCACTCCTAACAAACCCTATTCCGAGCCTCTCGCTTATTCTGAGGAGCTCCGGCTTTTCAAGTCCGTAGTCGTGGAGTTCGAGCGAGAAGAACTCCCTTACGGAACCGTCGAAAACCTTCCTCCCCTCATGGAGGAGCAAAACCCTCTCGGCCAGCTCCAGAACCAGGTCCATGTCGTGGGTTATGAGCAGTATCCCGTGACCGTCCCTCCTGAGCTCGCGTATCGTCTCGACGACTCCCGCGGCGCTCCTGGCGTCCAATCCGGTCGTTGGTTCGTCGAGTATCAGGTACTTCGGCTTCATCGCCAGAACGCAGGCTATCGCCAGTCTCTGCTTCTCACCGCCGCTCAGGGAGTAGGGGGTTCTCCTCTCGTAGCCGTCTAGATGAACAACCTTCAGCGCCCACCGAACGCGCTCCTCGACCTCTTCCTCGCTCAGGCCGAGGTTCTTCGGCCCGAAGGCCACCTCCTTGAAGACGTCCTCCTCGAAGAACATGTGTTCCGGGTTCTGAAAGACGTAGCCGACGACGCGCGAGAGCTCGGCGACGGTGTGCTCCCTCGTGTCCATTCCGTCAATCACGACCTCTCCCCTGGTGGGCTTCAGAAGGCCGTTCAGATGCTTCGCTAGCGTTGTCTTTCCGCTCCCGTTCTGCCCCACCAGCGCCACTATCTCCTCGCCCATCTCAAAGTCTACGCCCCTCAGGGCCTCCTTGCCATTCTCGTAGACGTGCCAAAGATTTTTAACCCGGATCATCGTGAACCTTTCAAGTTTTAAGTTTAAAAACTTTGCAAGGTGGATGAAATGAGGGGCAGGGATGTAGCATTCGCGGCGCTCTTTGCGGCCCTAACCGCCGTTGGCGCTCAAATAAGCATTCCGATAGGGCCCGTCCCGATAACGCTTCAGGTTCTGGTCGTTCTCCTGAGCGGGCTAATTCTCGGGGCGAGGCTCGGCTTTCTGAGCCAGCTTGTTTACGTGGCTATGGGCGCGGTGGGACTCCCCGTGTTCGCCAACCTTCAGGGCGGGTTTGCGGTGCTCTACGGACCGACCGGGGGATACATAGTCGCCTTCCCGATAGCGGCGTTCATAGCTGGATACATGGCCGAAAAGACTGGAGGAAAAACTGGCATGATTGGAGGCTCCCTGGTGGGAATTGCCGTGATATACCTCCTCGGCTGGCTGAGGCTCGGCCTCTTCCTCGGAGGGGACTTCCACAAGGCACTCCTCATCGGGGTGCTACCGTTCGTTCCACTGGATATTGGTAAGGCTGCCCTGGCGGCTCTGATAGCCGACAGGGTGAAAAAAGCAACGGATTTGGGATGATGGCCTTCACCAGTCGGCCATTCCCTCTTCAAGTATTCCCACTGCCTGCTTCTGGTGAAGCGCTGCCTTTCTCAGGTCTATGAAGATGTAGATCCTCGGGAAGTTCGCAACAACCGGTCCGTACTGGCTCGCGTTGGCGTAGTAGTCAGCCGCGGTGTCGTTCTGTACGGTCGCCAGCCCGAGGGTTTCGTTGTCCATTCCGCCGTCGACGGCCTCTCCGTAGAGGGTGTTGTATTTGTCGAGGTTCCTGTGGTACTGGATGTAGTAGTAGAAGTTGAAGAGCATCACGTTTATTCCCTTTTGAACCGGCGCCTCAGGGGTGGGTATCATCGATGAGTAACCGAGGTTGTTCATAATAATCTCCTTGTAGAACGCTTCCCATTCGGGTCCCTTCCTTGCGACGCTGTACTCAATGGTCAGGCCGGTAACGAAGACCTTGCCGCTTCCCAGGGTGTATATCGCGGTGCTTGGCTTGGTGTTGTCGGGGGTCCCACTGGGTGCCTGGACTGTGATTATCTCGGCGTTCGCCGGAAGACCAGTGAAGTAACCGTGGCTTGCGTAGCTGCTGATGAGCGTCGTGTTGTTGGCTATTACGTAGTCGCGGGTTGAGTAGCTCCTCTGTATCTCCGCTCCTCCGGGCAAGGGGTTTAACCAGCGGCCTCCGCTCCAGCCCCAGTTGGCGGCGTGGATTTCGAGAACCTTCCCGGCCTTCACGTACTCCTCCAGTTTGCCCATCTGCGGGTCTATCTCGTTGTAGAACTGCTGCCTCTGGTCGCTGACGATGATAATCATGTCGTAGGTGCCTATGAGGTCCTGAGCCGTTTTGTTCTGGAGCTCAGTGCTCGTCATGACGTCGTAGGGTATACTCATGTTTGTGAGGGTTTTTTCAACGCTGGGCGAGCCCCATGCGTCAGAGTTCTTTAGAATCAGTACGTTGTAACTCGTTAGGGGCTTTGCGGAAACCGACGGGGGTCCCAGCACCGCCACCAAACTGAACAGCATGAGCAGCGATAAAGCTGCGCTTAAAACTTTTTTCATACAAATCTCTCCTTTTTGGTCCGAACCGAGCAGAAGAACTTTTAGGGACTCCTACCCTTAGCCTATTGTAGGCTTTACACTATTTAAGTCTTCTTACACAATTTTGAAGGATCTCCAATCAAATTTACCCCTGCAGATTTCTGAGGGTCTCGGCCGCGAACCTAACGTCGAAGGAGTTCCTTACCCTGAAGAAGCTCAGCGTCACCTTGGGGTTCCTCTTCGCAAGCTCCTCAATGGACAGCGGTTCGTAGTCGAGGAACTCAATTATTCTGCTCAGGCTCCGGTAACCCTCGGCCAGAGCCGCGTTTATCGCGTCTTCCAGGGCGTCGGGCTCATAGACCGCATGTGTAACCTCGGCCGTGCCGTCCTTCCAGACCGGTACCAGTGCCTCGGGCTCGTTCTCGTAGAAGAGCCCGGTCATGTAGTTCACGAGGAAGGGCATTATCAGCGGCATGTTGCCCTCGGCCAGGAAGAACGGCTCCCCTGGGAGGGCTTTCAGGAGGGCCTCCATCCTGCTCCTCGCGGCAACGGGAAGGGGATTCGAGACGTGGAGGGAATAGGTTCTGAGCTTGTCCTTCCTGACCACC
The Thermococcus radiotolerans genome window above contains:
- a CDS encoding energy-coupling factor transporter transmembrane component T family protein, whose amino-acid sequence is MIYPFYFEKDSILHCLDPRVKIIGTIAGIAAIMLYNDPIFLIPLFFMTLIAMRVLGKIEIREGLRLLKPLIPIVIITLIIWPLIYKPRLQGLLFGLSFSMRLLTFALLTFMLLMTTTQRDLILGFVRLGMPYEFGLTISIALRYIPTLYILTSNIMDAQKSRGWEVEKGNFLLRMKRMSAVLIPLLVASLKTAHELSIALESRALGATKKRTFLYDIEMKGRDYAAMVVILILFGLALYVRYGLGLGHVSIYG
- a CDS encoding energy-coupling factor ABC transporter ATP-binding protein; amino-acid sequence: MIRVKNLWHVYENGKEALRGVDFEMGEEIVALVGQNGSGKTTLAKHLNGLLKPTRGEVVIDGMDTREHTVAELSRVVGYVFQNPEHMFFEEDVFKEVAFGPKNLGLSEEEVEERVRWALKVVHLDGYERRTPYSLSGGEKQRLAIACVLAMKPKYLILDEPTTGLDARSAAGVVETIRELRRDGHGILLITHDMDLVLELAERVLLLHEGRKVFDGSVREFFSLELHDYGLEKPELLRISERLGIGFVRSASEVINALAGGSR
- a CDS encoding DUF63 family protein — encoded protein: MLESLWNEVWGFIYKYFWEPMFTRSGYNPINTLVYAFMLGFGAIYTYRYILKPLKIKIDRTLFIAVTLMVVFGSTVRALVDGGILPQNPLILTPGIFFTTFFIMLPAIVIDAKLKTYPKLTLGWGAVLALWANYLLVTHAKSWEPYGLTLLHTFVSWVPALLVYKYRPFDRLYLYAVLAHLYDMGSTVVAIHFYGYREVHWLENILVQHFGAYFYYPWITIILVAVYYGLQKLVPDEEERRLWYLMVYVLGLGPAIRDPAQLVLQIGG
- a CDS encoding pyrolysin, with translation MLFSLVAVLGPPSVSAKPLTSYNVLILKNSDAWGSPSVEKTLTNMSIPYDVMTSTELQNKTAQDLIGTYDMIIIVSDQRQQFYNEIDPQMGKLEEYVKAGKVLEIHAANWGWSGGRWLNPLPGGAEIQRSYSTRDYVIANNTTLISSYASHGYFTGLPANAEIITVQAPSGTPDNTKPSTAIYTLGSGKVFVTGLTIEYSVARKGPEWEAFYKEIIMNNLGYSSMIPTPEAPVQKGINVMLFNFYYYIQYHRNLDKYNTLYGEAVDGGMDNETLGLATVQNDTAADYYANASQYGPVVANFPRIYIFIDLRKAALHQKQAVGILEEGMADW
- the mobA gene encoding molybdenum cofactor guanylyltransferase, whose amino-acid sequence is MRAYILAFPEKRWENYTLPVADEPVVRLTERRLLASKRIDEVITVVRKDKLRTYSLHVSNPLPVAARSRMEALLKALPGEPFFLAEGNMPLIMPFLVNYMTGLFYENEPEALVPVWKDGTAEVTHAVYEPDALEDAINAALAEGYRSLSRIIEFLDYEPLSIEELAKRNPKVTLSFFRVRNSFDVRFAAETLRNLQG
- a CDS encoding biotin transporter BioY, with protein sequence MRGRDVAFAALFAALTAVGAQISIPIGPVPITLQVLVVLLSGLILGARLGFLSQLVYVAMGAVGLPVFANLQGGFAVLYGPTGGYIVAFPIAAFIAGYMAEKTGGKTGMIGGSLVGIAVIYLLGWLRLGLFLGGDFHKALLIGVLPFVPLDIGKAALAALIADRVKKATDLG